A segment of the Bacillus thuringiensis genome:
GAGATAAACCACATAGAAGTTGGTACATTCAAGGGTCTTTCTGACATGCATAAATACCTATTGGAGGATATTTATTTCTTTGCTGGAAAGGTTCGAAAGGTCAACATAGCGAAGGGGAATTTTCGCTTTGCCCCTGTTATGTACTTAAACCATTCATTAGAGCATATTAGCACTATGCCACAAACAACCTTTGATGAAATTGTTGAAAAGTATGTTGAAATGAATATTGCCCACCCCTTTAGAGAAGGAAACGGTAGAGCGACTAGAATATGGCTAGATTTAATCTTTAAAAATGAACTTCATCAGGTGGCCGACTGGAATAAAATTGATAAAGAAGATTATTTATTGGCAATGGAACGCAGCCCAATTATAGATATTGAAATTAAGCATTTACTCCAAAATGCACTAGTAGATGAAATAAATAGTCGTGAAATATTCATGAAAGGAATTAATATTAGTTACTATTATGAGGGATATACCGAATATGATATAGAGAATTTATAAAACAAAAAGGGCTGAGATAGCCCTTTTTGTTTTACACTTTGACAAGTATTTTTTATAAAAAATACTTGTCAAAGTGTAAAATTATAAGAAAGGATGGCGGTTTTGTACGTCTATTTCTGTATCCAATGAATTACAACTATTTGCATAAGAAATACAAAGCTTTTTATCGTTAAATATCTGACGAAATCTTGCCAGAGAGTTTGATTTCTTACGACGAACCCGTAAATTTCAAACAAAAGATATACCCAGTTCATGGGTAAGGATGAAAAAAAGAAAGAAATTCAAGTGATAAAATATGAAATAATACATATTATAATTATTTATTAAGATAAAATGTTATATTTTTGGGTGGAATATATAAATGGAGGAAATGTAATGAACAAGAATTTAAAATTTACTCAAATGATGATCGGGATTAGCACGATGGCATTATCATTTGGAAGTATTCAAACACAGGTATCAGCAGAAGAAACAGCATCCTATAATATCTTACAGATGAAACCAATGGGGACAGAAACTTCAAAAGATGAAATTGTACATGCTACAACAGCGGACGAAACATTGACTTTTGAAGAGCGTTTAAAAGTAGGCGATTTTTCACAACGTCCTACTCTAGTTATGAAACGTGATGAAAGTCAATTAAAGCAAAGCTACACTCTGGCAGAACTGAATAAAATGCCTAATAGCGAACTCATTGATACATTATCAAAAATTTCTTGGAATCAAATTACGGATTTATTTCAATTCAATCAAGATACGAAAGCATTTTATCAGAATAAAGAACGCATGAACGTTATCATTAATGAATTAGGACAACGAGGAAAGACGTTTACGAAAGAAAACTCAAAGGGCATTGAAACATTTGTTGAAGTATTACGTTCTGCTTTTTATGTGGGATATTATAATAATGAATTAAGTTACTTAAAAGAGAGAAGCTTCCATGACAAATGTTTACCAGCATTGAAAGCGATTGCGAAAAATCCAAACTTTACATTAGGTACAGCTGAGCAAGATAGAGTAGTAGCTGCGTATGGAAAATTAATTGGTAATGCCTCTAGTGATACTGAAACAGTACAGTATGCGGTAAATGTTTTAAAACAATATAATGATAATCTTTCAACGTATGTAAGCAATTATGCGAAAGGACAAGCCGTATATGAAATTGTAAAAGGAATTGATTATGATATACAGTCTTATTTGCAGGATACGAATAAGCAACCTAATGAAACAATGTGGTATGGAAAGATTGATAACTTTATAAATGAGGTTAATAGAATTGCTCTCGTGGGGAATATAACAAATGAAAATAGTTGGCTAATTAATAATGGCATTTATTATGCAGGTCGTTTAGGGAAATTTCATAGTAATCCATACAAAGGATTGGAAGTTATTACACAAGCGATGAGCTTGTATCCTCGTCTAAGTGGACCTTATTTTGTAGCAGTAGAACAAATTAAAACAAACTATGGTGGAAAAGATTATAGTGGAAATGCAGTAGATCTACAGAAAGTACGTGAAGAAGGGAAACGACAATACTTACCTAAAACATATACATTTGATGACGGATCAATTGTCTTCAAAACAGGAGATAAAGTAACAGAAGAAAAAATTAAGAGATTATATTGGGCAGCCAAAGAAGTAAAAGCACAATATCACCGTGTAATTGGTAATGATAAAGCACTAGAACCGGGTAACGCTGATGATGTACTAACAATAGTAATTTATAATAATCCAGATGAATATCAATTAAATAGACAATTATATGGATATGAAACAAACAACGGTGGAATTTATATTGAAGAGAAGGGGACCTTCTTTACATATGAGCGTACGCCAAAGCAGAGTATTTATAGTTTAGAAGAGTTATTCCGTCATGAATTTACTCATTATTTACAAGGAAGATATGAGGTTCCTGGTTTATTTGGAAGCGGAGAAATGTATCAAAATGAACGATTAACTTGGTTCCAAGAAGGGAATGCAGAATTTTTTGCAGGATCTACACGTACAGATAATGTTGTTCCGCGTAAAAGTATGATAAGTGGCTTATCATCTGATCCAGCAAGCCGTTATACAGCAAAGCAAACTTTGTTCTCAAAATATGGATCATGGGACTTTTATAAGTATTCCTTTGCACTACAGTCATATTTGTATAATCATCAATTTGAAACATTTGAGAAGCTTCAAGATTTAATCCGTGCAAACGATGTGAAAAATTATGACTCATATCGTGAATCATTGAGCAACAATACACAATTGAATGCAGAATATCAAGCGTATATGCAGCAGTTGATTGATAATCAAGATAAATATAATGTACCGCAAGTAACAAATGATTATTTAATTCAACACGCACCAAAGCCGCTAGCTGAAGTGAAAAACGAAATTGTGGATGTAGCAAATATAAAAGATGCAAAAATTACAAAATATGAGTCGCAATTCTTTAATACATTTACTGTGGAAGGCAAGTACACAGGTGGTACATCAAAAGGTGAGTCTGAAGATTGGAAAACGATGAGTAAACAAGTAAATCGAACTTTGGAGCAGTTATCCCAAAAAGGTTGGAGTGGTTATAAAACAGTTACAGCCTATTTCGTAAACTATCGTGTGAATGCAGCTAACCAGTTTGAATATGATATTGTTTTTCATGGTGTTGCAACAGAGGAAAAGGAAAAAACAAATACTATAGTAAATATGAATGGACCATACAGCGGGATAGTAAATGAAGAAATTCAATTCCATAGCGATGGTACAGAAAGTGAAAACGGAAAAATTATTTCTTATCTATGGAACTTTGGAGATGGTACAACAAGTACAGAAGCCAATCCTACCCATGTATATGGAGAAAAAGGAACATATACTGTGGAACTAACAGTGAAAGATAGTAGAGGAAAAGAAAGTAAAGAAAAAACAAAAGTTACTGTAAAACAAGATCCGCAAACAGGTGGATCTCTTGAAGAGGAGAAGGTACTCCCATTTAATACGCTTGTAAAAGGAAATCTGGTTACTCCTGATCAAACAGATGTTTATACGTTTAATGTTACAGATCCAAAAGAAGTAGATATTTCTGTGGTAAATGAACAAAATATTGGGATGACATGGGTACTTTATCATGAATCAGACATACAAAATTATGTAGCTTGTGGTGAAGATGAAGGAAATACTATAAAGGGGAAATTCGTAGCGAAACCAGGCAAATATTATTTGAATGTTTATAAATTCGATGATAAAAATGGTGAATATTCATTATTTGTAAAATAAATTCATATCCGATATGTATAAATGCTTATCAAAAAACAGTTACTGTAATTCAAAAGGACAGTTAAATGAAATAAGACCGTTCCTAATTATAGGAACGGTTATAAACTTATCATGTGCTGGAGGTCAATCCGAATGGCATGGAATACCTTCTCTAAACAGTATAGACATGAAAATTAACGAGTATACGTAATGATGGCAAACAACAAAACGAAACGGTTACGCTATATAAAAGCGTAACCGTTTCGTTTTGTGACAGTGGCTCATTTATTACATGATATCCTATGGCATGTATTTTGTATTTCATTCTCCTACACACTACTAATTTGTGAAGTATAAGTAAAATTTATGTAAAAAAATAAAATGAAAAATTCTAAAAAAAAGATAAATATTTTCAGATGTTTTTATGCATATTAAAAACTAGGAGGTGAGACACAATGGCAAACAATAATAGTGGAAGCCGTAACGAATTATTAGTTCGTGGTGCTGAAAGTGCAATCGATCAAATGAAATATGAAATCGCACAAGAGTTTGGTGTGCAACTTGGTGCAGACGCAACAGCTCGTTCAAATGGATCTGTTGGTGGTGAAATCACAAAACGTCTAGTAGCAATGGCTGAACAACAACTTGGCGGTGGATTCACTCGCTAATTTTATAGTAAATGGATGAAAAGGAGAGATTATATATCTCTCCTTTTTTATTGGAAAATATCTGGGCAGAGTCTCTTCAGGAGATTTAAGTAAAAGGTCAAACTCCTTT
Coding sequences within it:
- the fic gene encoding protein adenylyltransferase Fic, translating into MVVLENKLDIKNQLELNRVEERLSKMKIKNLYDSGEINHIEVGTFKGLSDMHKYLLEDIYFFAGKVRKVNIAKGNFRFAPVMYLNHSLEHISTMPQTTFDEIVEKYVEMNIAHPFREGNGRATRIWLDLIFKNELHQVADWNKIDKEDYLLAMERSPIIDIEIKHLLQNALVDEINSREIFMKGINISYYYEGYTEYDIENL
- the colA gene encoding collagenase ColA; the protein is MNKNLKFTQMMIGISTMALSFGSIQTQVSAEETASYNILQMKPMGTETSKDEIVHATTADETLTFEERLKVGDFSQRPTLVMKRDESQLKQSYTLAELNKMPNSELIDTLSKISWNQITDLFQFNQDTKAFYQNKERMNVIINELGQRGKTFTKENSKGIETFVEVLRSAFYVGYYNNELSYLKERSFHDKCLPALKAIAKNPNFTLGTAEQDRVVAAYGKLIGNASSDTETVQYAVNVLKQYNDNLSTYVSNYAKGQAVYEIVKGIDYDIQSYLQDTNKQPNETMWYGKIDNFINEVNRIALVGNITNENSWLINNGIYYAGRLGKFHSNPYKGLEVITQAMSLYPRLSGPYFVAVEQIKTNYGGKDYSGNAVDLQKVREEGKRQYLPKTYTFDDGSIVFKTGDKVTEEKIKRLYWAAKEVKAQYHRVIGNDKALEPGNADDVLTIVIYNNPDEYQLNRQLYGYETNNGGIYIEEKGTFFTYERTPKQSIYSLEELFRHEFTHYLQGRYEVPGLFGSGEMYQNERLTWFQEGNAEFFAGSTRTDNVVPRKSMISGLSSDPASRYTAKQTLFSKYGSWDFYKYSFALQSYLYNHQFETFEKLQDLIRANDVKNYDSYRESLSNNTQLNAEYQAYMQQLIDNQDKYNVPQVTNDYLIQHAPKPLAEVKNEIVDVANIKDAKITKYESQFFNTFTVEGKYTGGTSKGESEDWKTMSKQVNRTLEQLSQKGWSGYKTVTAYFVNYRVNAANQFEYDIVFHGVATEEKEKTNTIVNMNGPYSGIVNEEIQFHSDGTESENGKIISYLWNFGDGTTSTEANPTHVYGEKGTYTVELTVKDSRGKESKEKTKVTVKQDPQTGGSLEEEKVLPFNTLVKGNLVTPDQTDVYTFNVTDPKEVDISVVNEQNIGMTWVLYHESDIQNYVACGEDEGNTIKGKFVAKPGKYYLNVYKFDDKNGEYSLFVK
- a CDS encoding alpha/beta-type small acid-soluble spore protein, whose protein sequence is MANNNSGSRNELLVRGAESAIDQMKYEIAQEFGVQLGADATARSNGSVGGEITKRLVAMAEQQLGGGFTR